Proteins from a single region of Butyrivibrio fibrisolvens:
- the deoC gene encoding deoxyribose-phosphate aldolase, translating into MEDKEILGYIDHTLLKAFATWDEIVALCDEAVRYGTASVCIPQSFIKRVHEKYGDKLTVCTVIGFPLGYNTTHSKVVEALDSIEAGATEIDTVVNIGDVKDGRFDEVKKELMEIRKATEGHCLKVIIETCYLTDEEKKKLCEIVTEVKADFIKTSTGFGTAGATVEDVKLFAQNIGPDVKIKAAGGIRTIEDAHAMIEAGASRLGSSAVAPLIGAKYGL; encoded by the coding sequence ATGGAAGATAAGGAAATACTTGGATATATTGATCACACACTTCTTAAAGCATTTGCAACATGGGATGAAATCGTAGCTCTTTGCGACGAAGCAGTTCGCTACGGCACAGCATCTGTATGTATCCCACAGTCTTTTATCAAGAGAGTACATGAGAAGTACGGCGACAAGCTTACAGTTTGTACAGTAATCGGCTTCCCTCTTGGCTACAACACAACACACTCAAAGGTTGTTGAAGCTCTTGATTCTATCGAGGCAGGCGCTACAGAGATCGATACAGTTGTTAATATCGGCGATGTTAAGGATGGCCGCTTTGATGAAGTTAAGAAGGAACTCATGGAGATCCGTAAGGCTACAGAAGGTCACTGCCTTAAGGTCATCATCGAGACATGCTACCTCACAGATGAAGAGAAGAAGAAGCTCTGCGAGATCGTAACAGAGGTTAAGGCTGATTTCATCAAGACTTCAACAGGTTTTGGTACAGCTGGCGCAACAGTTGAAGACGTTAAGCTCTTCGCTCAGAACATCGGACCTGATGTTAAGATCAAGGCAGCAGGCGGAATCAGAACTATCGAGGATGCTCACGCTATGATCGAAGCAGGCGCTTCAAGACTTGGATCATCCGCAGTAGCACCACTTATCGGCGCTAAATATGGTTTGTAA